A region from the Wansuia hejianensis genome encodes:
- a CDS encoding uroporphyrinogen decarboxylase family protein, with protein sequence MLTSKERVMRAMNHQEVDRVPLDLGGMACSLLDGVYFKLKNYLGFRENIEPFREGSNSCYYDERILDYFDIDIRRLFVKTSNKFPIHFPDGTFQNEWGILQRQGQFGVEFVKNPLEGAEIEDLDSYPWPRAEELIDLSGMKERARELHEQNKYAVSLRAPMNGIFEISCWLRGMQNFLVDMLSDEEFAHALAEKVLEVQLDWYGYVLDEVGPYLDIVETGDDYGTQHSLMLSPDCLEEFILSRRKRLNDMIKEKAPGAKIFLHSCGAVKRCIPNLIACGVDILNPVQTAAADMNPYDLKREFGDAICFHGGVDTQQALRGTVDDVEEEVKKMLDAMNHRGGYILTSCNHIQNDIPVENIIAMFEAAKKYGGA encoded by the coding sequence ATGTTAACATCGAAGGAAAGAGTCATGCGCGCGATGAACCATCAGGAGGTTGACCGGGTTCCCCTGGACCTGGGAGGCATGGCCTGCTCCCTGCTGGACGGCGTATATTTTAAATTGAAGAACTATCTGGGGTTCCGGGAGAACATCGAGCCCTTCCGGGAAGGAAGCAACAGCTGTTATTATGATGAGAGAATTCTGGATTATTTTGATATTGATATCCGCCGGCTGTTTGTAAAGACTTCAAATAAATTCCCGATCCACTTTCCTGACGGTACCTTCCAGAATGAGTGGGGAATTCTTCAGAGGCAGGGACAGTTTGGGGTGGAATTTGTGAAAAATCCGCTGGAGGGAGCGGAGATTGAAGATCTGGACAGCTACCCCTGGCCAAGGGCGGAGGAATTGATTGATCTGAGCGGGATGAAGGAACGGGCCAGGGAGCTGCATGAACAGAATAAGTATGCGGTTTCCCTGCGGGCGCCGATGAATGGAATCTTTGAGATTTCCTGCTGGCTCCGGGGCATGCAGAATTTTCTCGTGGATATGCTGTCAGATGAAGAATTCGCCCATGCTCTGGCGGAAAAAGTGCTGGAGGTACAACTGGACTGGTATGGCTATGTGCTGGACGAGGTGGGACCTTACTTGGACATCGTGGAAACAGGAGACGATTACGGAACCCAACATTCACTGATGCTTTCGCCGGACTGCCTGGAAGAGTTTATACTCTCCCGGAGAAAGCGGCTGAATGATATGATCAAAGAGAAGGCGCCGGGGGCGAAGATATTTCTCCACAGCTGCGGGGCGGTCAAACGCTGCATACCCAACCTGATCGCCTGCGGCGTGGATATCCTGAATCCGGTGCAGACGGCGGCCGCGGATATGAATCCTTATGACCTGAAAAGGGAATTCGGCGACGCCATCTGTTTTCACGGAGGGGTGGACACCCAGCAGGCTCTGAGAGGGACTGTGGACGACGTGGAAGAGGAAGTGAAGAAAATGCTGGATGCGATGAACCATCGGGGAGGTTATATCCTCACCAGCTGCAACCATATCCAGAATGACATACCGGTAGAAAATATAATTGCGATGTTTGAAGCCGCTAAAAAATACGGCGGTGCGTGA
- the pfkB gene encoding 1-phosphofructokinase: MIYTVTLNPAIDNVIQTEAFQKGHINRACREYIFPGGKGVNVSLVLERLGMETVALGFLAGATGKAYQALLQENGLNHGFLFLDRGFTRINTKVSAEEETEINGGGPGIRERDLDQLCGQLASAGPEDFVVLSGSVPSRISGAYAYILERISGCGAGIVVDTTGEELLQTLKYRPFLIKPNIHELSELCGAAIRTKDELAACVRSLQKAGVRNVLVSMGRDGACLFTEPGEVLYAAGISGKAGNTVGAGDSMVAGFLAGYLTGGSYREALRTGAAAGTATAFSFGIAGEEEITGCMEQVVIEELKI; this comes from the coding sequence ATGATCTATACAGTGACACTGAATCCTGCCATTGACAACGTCATACAGACGGAGGCCTTTCAGAAAGGCCATATCAACCGGGCCTGCCGGGAGTATATTTTTCCCGGCGGAAAAGGGGTTAATGTATCCCTGGTTCTGGAGCGGCTTGGCATGGAGACTGTCGCGCTGGGCTTTCTGGCCGGAGCGACGGGGAAGGCGTATCAGGCGTTGCTGCAGGAGAACGGGCTGAACCACGGTTTTCTGTTCCTGGACAGAGGGTTTACCAGAATCAACACGAAGGTGAGCGCAGAAGAGGAAACAGAGATAAATGGAGGAGGCCCTGGGATCCGGGAAAGGGACCTGGACCAGCTCTGCGGGCAGCTGGCGTCTGCCGGTCCGGAGGATTTTGTGGTTCTGTCAGGCAGCGTGCCCAGCAGGATATCCGGTGCTTATGCCTATATTCTGGAACGGATCTCCGGTTGTGGCGCCGGTATTGTGGTGGATACAACGGGAGAAGAACTGCTGCAGACTCTAAAGTACCGTCCGTTTCTGATTAAACCGAACATCCATGAGTTGAGTGAGCTGTGTGGAGCTGCCATCAGGACGAAGGATGAACTGGCGGCCTGTGTACGGTCTCTGCAGAAAGCCGGGGTGAGAAATGTCCTGGTATCCATGGGAAGGGACGGGGCATGTCTGTTCACGGAGCCGGGAGAAGTCCTGTATGCAGCAGGAATATCCGGGAAAGCAGGCAACACGGTGGGAGCGGGCGACTCCATGGTGGCCGGCTTCCTGGCCGGCTATCTGACTGGCGGCTCTTACAGAGAGGCGTTGCGCACCGGCGCTGCAGCCGGTACAGCGACTGCGTTTTCTTTCGGGATTGCGGGTGAAGAAGAAATCACAGGTTGTATGGAACAGGTGGTCATCGAGGAATTAAAAATATGA
- a CDS encoding ROK family protein has protein sequence MKSIAIDFGGSSIKMVLFQDGKISKRRTIPAYSHKGLAPRLADTEAAVRGMLEGEELREYAGVGIAMPGIVDPVRKKVLGIYDKYEDSKSLDLEQWCREAFGLPMVMEMDSKLALMGELNSGCGQGYKDAVMLILGTGVGTAVAFDGKILNSRNYVAGALSSHIIINMDGDQCTCPNSGCLEATASGWALERLVRSQPEYIASGLAGEDEINFRILEKWYLKQDKTAVSVLKKCVKAWRTGILNLIHAYDPELVVLSGAIMNFRGLYQMLTEGLDRFIWDCCGHVEIKRAEHPEDSVLYGLYHLVKNFMTVYN, from the coding sequence ATGAAAAGTATAGCGATAGATTTTGGCGGAAGCAGTATTAAAATGGTGCTGTTTCAGGATGGAAAAATATCGAAGAGAAGGACCATTCCCGCTTACTCCCACAAAGGGCTGGCCCCGAGGCTTGCCGATACGGAAGCGGCGGTCAGGGGAATGCTGGAAGGGGAAGAGCTCAGGGAATATGCCGGTGTGGGAATTGCCATGCCCGGGATTGTCGACCCGGTCCGGAAAAAGGTCCTGGGGATCTATGATAAATATGAGGACAGCAAATCGCTGGATCTGGAACAGTGGTGCCGGGAAGCTTTCGGACTTCCGATGGTCATGGAGATGGACTCAAAACTGGCCCTCATGGGAGAACTGAATTCCGGCTGCGGCCAGGGCTATAAAGACGCGGTTATGCTGATCCTGGGTACAGGCGTGGGAACGGCGGTCGCCTTTGATGGTAAAATTCTGAACAGCCGGAATTATGTGGCCGGAGCATTATCCTCTCATATTATTATTAATATGGACGGCGATCAATGCACCTGCCCCAATTCTGGCTGTCTGGAAGCGACGGCGTCCGGTTGGGCGCTGGAAAGGCTGGTGCGCAGCCAGCCGGAATATATTGCCAGCGGTCTTGCGGGCGAAGATGAAATTAATTTCCGGATACTGGAAAAATGGTATCTGAAGCAGGACAAAACGGCAGTCAGCGTATTAAAAAAATGCGTAAAAGCCTGGAGAACGGGCATCCTGAATCTGATCCATGCCTATGACCCGGAGCTGGTAGTCCTGAGCGGCGCCATCATGAATTTCAGAGGCCTGTATCAGATGCTGACAGAAGGGCTTGACAGATTCATCTGGGACTGCTGCGGCCATGTGGAGATTAAAAGGGCAGAACATCCGGAAGACTCTGTGTTGTATGGCTTGTATCATCTCGTAAAAAATTTTATGACTGTATATAATTAA
- a CDS encoding ribose-phosphate pyrophosphokinase — protein MSQTNENYFETLPVGRLGIIPLESCMPLGRKVDNYLVQWRQEREHEHKSTLAFDGYERDSYIIPSSVPRFGSGEAKGRINESVRGDDIYILVDVCNYSLTYSLCGHKNHMSPDDHFQDLKRIIAAVGGKARRVNVIMPFLYESRQHKRSGRESLDCALALQELVSMGVENIITFDAHDPRVQNAIPLNGFETIQPAYQFIKNILRNAPDMKIDSDHLMVISPDEGGMGRAIYIANNLGVDMGMFYKRRDYSTIIDGRNPIVAHEFLGTNVAGKDMIIIDDMISSGDSMIEVAKLLKEQDARNIYMCCTFGLFTNGLEKFDKAYEKGYFTKLVTTNLVYQTPELLEKPYYISCDMSKYIALIIDTLNHDTSISSLLDPVERIQKVLRKFHNHEKI, from the coding sequence ATGTCGCAGACAAATGAAAACTATTTCGAGACGCTCCCTGTAGGCAGGCTCGGAATCATACCCCTTGAAAGCTGTATGCCGCTGGGGCGGAAGGTAGACAACTACCTGGTCCAATGGCGTCAGGAACGGGAACATGAACACAAATCTACCCTGGCTTTTGACGGCTATGAGAGAGATTCCTACATCATCCCGTCCAGCGTACCACGTTTTGGGTCCGGAGAGGCAAAGGGGCGCATCAATGAATCTGTCCGCGGCGACGATATTTATATTCTGGTCGACGTCTGCAATTATTCACTCACCTACTCCCTCTGCGGGCATAAAAACCATATGTCCCCGGATGACCATTTCCAGGATCTGAAGCGCATCATCGCAGCCGTGGGCGGCAAAGCCCGCCGGGTCAATGTAATCATGCCCTTCCTCTATGAAAGCCGCCAGCACAAGCGCTCCGGCAGAGAATCCCTGGACTGCGCCCTGGCCCTGCAGGAACTGGTCAGCATGGGTGTTGAGAACATCATCACCTTTGACGCCCACGATCCGCGTGTCCAGAATGCCATACCGCTGAATGGTTTTGAGACTATACAGCCGGCTTACCAGTTTATCAAGAATATCCTCCGGAACGCTCCGGACATGAAGATCGATTCTGACCATCTGATGGTCATCAGCCCGGATGAGGGCGGCATGGGCCGGGCAATTTATATTGCCAATAACCTGGGCGTCGACATGGGCATGTTCTACAAACGCCGGGATTATTCTACCATCATTGACGGGCGCAATCCTATTGTAGCCCATGAATTCCTCGGAACCAATGTGGCCGGCAAGGATATGATCATCATTGACGATATGATCTCTTCCGGAGACAGCATGATCGAGGTAGCTAAGCTTCTGAAAGAACAGGATGCCCGCAATATTTATATGTGCTGTACATTTGGCCTGTTTACCAATGGTCTTGAGAAGTTTGACAAGGCATATGAAAAGGGCTATTTCACAAAGCTGGTGACCACCAATCTGGTATATCAGACTCCTGAGCTTCTTGAGAAGCCCTACTATATCAGCTGTGACATGAGCAAGTACATCGCTTTGATCATTGATACGCTCAACCACGACACATCCATCAGCAGCCTGTTAGACCCGGTAGAAAGAATCCAGAAGGTTCTGAGAAAGTTTCATAATCACGAAAAAATCTGA
- a CDS encoding ATP-binding protein: MPLTNSQYDAVLRLYNERQLRNRREQDRRIANARRRIPRLSEIDGEVASLSLKKARILLNKNYEKDFDLPAALKELSEERRVLLLSNGLPEDYLELHYDCALCQDTGFIHGQKCICFRRAEVELLYSQSNLREVLEEENFQNFSLDYYSEDIVNGDSGLTSRQTAALALKHAGEFVKGFVNSFENICFYGDTGVGKTFLSHCIARELIELGYSVLYLTAFDLFELLEQNKFFTSAETREAHHHLFDCDLLIIDDLGTELTNTFVSSQLFLCINERILQKKSTIISTNLSLAQFAETYSERTFSRILSHYKMIRLFGNDIRIQKQLSGGNNHVADK; encoded by the coding sequence ATGCCACTGACGAATTCCCAATACGACGCGGTTCTGCGTCTCTATAATGAAAGGCAGCTCCGCAACAGGCGGGAACAGGACCGGCGCATCGCGAACGCCCGGCGAAGGATTCCCCGCCTCTCTGAAATAGACGGCGAGGTCGCTTCTCTCAGCCTGAAGAAAGCACGTATACTGCTCAACAAGAATTATGAAAAGGATTTTGACCTGCCCGCCGCTCTGAAAGAACTTTCCGAGGAGCGGAGGGTACTTTTGCTGTCCAATGGACTTCCGGAGGATTACCTGGAGCTTCACTATGACTGTGCCCTCTGTCAGGACACCGGGTTTATTCACGGACAGAAGTGTATCTGCTTCCGCCGCGCAGAAGTGGAACTTCTGTATTCCCAGTCCAATCTCCGGGAAGTCCTGGAGGAAGAGAATTTTCAAAATTTCTCATTGGATTACTATTCTGAGGATATTGTCAACGGCGACAGCGGGCTGACCTCCCGTCAGACGGCCGCCCTTGCCCTGAAGCATGCCGGGGAATTCGTGAAGGGATTTGTGAATTCCTTTGAAAATATCTGCTTTTATGGCGATACAGGCGTGGGAAAGACCTTTTTGTCCCATTGCATTGCCAGAGAACTGATAGAGCTGGGATACAGCGTCCTTTATCTCACTGCCTTCGATCTCTTCGAGCTGCTGGAGCAGAACAAGTTTTTCACCAGCGCCGAAACCCGGGAGGCTCACCATCACCTTTTCGACTGTGATTTGCTGATTATTGACGATCTGGGCACGGAGCTGACCAATACCTTCGTCTCTTCTCAGCTTTTTCTATGTATCAATGAAAGGATTCTGCAGAAAAAATCGACGATTATCTCTACGAATCTTTCGCTGGCGCAATTTGCCGAGACTTATTCAGAGCGGACCTTTTCCCGCATATTAAGTCACTACAAAATGATCCGGCTGTTCGGAAACGACATTCGCATACAAAAACAATTATCAGGAGGAAACAACCATGTCGCAGACAAATGA
- a CDS encoding DnaD domain protein — MSFISIQDNLLSCVSVIPDEFVDTYMPQANGEFVKIYLYLLRITHKPDVHPTLSSLADVFSCTEKDILRALRYWEKAGLLALSFDGRNLSGIRFLSAAPVKTSELTANAASGTAQPSSGGPVPSGTHSAKASEIPAKTADGLSHAESVPAGKATQTARLSSIRVRELQKENDEIRQLLFLAEQYMGRTLSPTDISRILYFYDVLHFPMDLLEYLIEYCVSKGSTSLHYIEKVGLEWHQDGIRTVKMAKSRTNTWNKNYYAILKAFGIRNRNPVPAETECMERWLKEYGFSMDIIIEACSRTVTQTGQPSFQYAEGILSSWKRQGVQTPEDIRTLDDKHKASQHQKASAASRPAKPVASNRFNNFHQRDYDYKQLEKELFEKQLMDQ; from the coding sequence ATGAGTTTTATATCCATTCAGGACAATCTCCTGTCATGTGTCTCCGTCATACCGGACGAATTTGTGGATACCTACATGCCCCAGGCCAATGGGGAATTTGTAAAAATATATCTTTATCTGCTGAGGATTACGCATAAGCCGGATGTGCATCCGACACTATCCTCTCTGGCAGATGTTTTTTCCTGCACAGAAAAAGACATTTTGAGAGCTCTGCGCTATTGGGAAAAGGCGGGATTGCTGGCCCTTTCCTTCGATGGCAGGAATCTGAGCGGAATCCGTTTTCTCTCCGCTGCTCCTGTGAAAACATCGGAACTCACGGCCAATGCAGCTTCCGGAACAGCCCAGCCGTCATCCGGAGGCCCTGTACCTTCCGGAACGCATTCCGCGAAAGCTTCAGAGATACCCGCAAAGACGGCGGATGGTCTCTCCCATGCGGAGTCTGTGCCCGCCGGAAAGGCTACCCAGACAGCGCGCCTGTCCAGCATAAGAGTCCGGGAACTGCAGAAAGAGAACGACGAAATACGACAGCTGCTTTTCCTGGCCGAGCAGTACATGGGCCGCACTTTAAGCCCTACAGATATCAGCAGAATACTGTATTTTTATGACGTTTTGCATTTCCCCATGGATTTGCTGGAATATTTAATAGAATACTGCGTTTCCAAAGGCAGCACCAGCCTCCACTACATAGAAAAAGTGGGCCTGGAATGGCACCAGGACGGCATCCGGACCGTTAAGATGGCAAAATCCCGCACGAACACCTGGAACAAGAATTATTACGCAATCTTAAAGGCATTTGGCATCCGGAACCGCAATCCGGTTCCTGCAGAGACAGAATGCATGGAGCGCTGGCTGAAGGAATACGGCTTCTCCATGGATATCATTATCGAGGCCTGTTCACGCACGGTCACCCAGACCGGACAGCCCAGCTTCCAATACGCAGAAGGCATTCTTTCCAGTTGGAAGAGGCAGGGCGTCCAAACACCGGAAGATATCCGCACCCTGGATGATAAGCACAAAGCCAGCCAGCACCAGAAGGCCTCCGCCGCATCCCGGCCGGCCAAGCCTGTCGCATCGAACCGGTTTAATAATTTTCACCAGAGGGATTACGATTACAAGCAGCTGGAAAAAGAGTTATTTGAAAAACAACTGATGGATCAGTAA
- the murC gene encoding UDP-N-acetylmuramate--L-alanine ligase — protein sequence MYTINFEKPIHIHFIGIGGISMSGLAEILLEEGFTISGSDSRESDLTRRLADSGAHIIYGQSAANITDDIDVVVYTAAIHPDNPEFTCASVKGLPMLTRAQLLGQIMKNYQIPIAVSGTHGKTTTTSMASHILMEAGCDPTISVGGILPSIGGNIRVGQSETFITEACEYTNSFLSFFPKISLILNIDADHLDFFKDIDDIRHSFREFARLLPEDGTLIINADTPCYETITNGLSCQVITYSLKAEADYTACGIEYDEFGHPSFTALCHGEPIGKFSLHIPGIHNVSNALASIALATRLGITPELIQKGFSTFYGTDRRFQYKGKVGEVTIIDDYAHHPTEIRATLNAARNYPHKTIWCVFQPHTYTRTKALLPEFAEALTLADKVVLADIYAAREKNTIGISSADLQLKIQESGTECHYFPTFDEIENFLLKNCSPGDLLITMGAGDVVKIGETLLGK from the coding sequence ATGTATACCATTAATTTTGAAAAACCCATACACATTCATTTCATCGGAATCGGCGGCATCAGCATGAGCGGCCTGGCTGAGATCCTTCTGGAGGAAGGCTTCACCATCAGCGGCTCAGACTCCAGAGAAAGCGATCTGACCCGCCGTCTGGCCGATTCAGGCGCTCACATTATCTATGGGCAGTCTGCCGCAAATATTACTGATGATATTGATGTGGTCGTTTATACCGCAGCCATTCACCCGGATAACCCTGAATTCACATGCGCATCCGTTAAGGGCCTCCCCATGCTGACCCGCGCCCAGCTGCTCGGACAGATCATGAAGAATTATCAGATACCGATTGCCGTATCCGGCACCCATGGTAAAACAACCACCACTTCCATGGCTTCACACATCCTGATGGAAGCAGGCTGTGACCCCACTATATCAGTGGGAGGTATCCTCCCCTCGATAGGAGGCAATATCAGGGTAGGGCAGTCTGAGACATTTATCACAGAAGCCTGTGAATATACCAACAGCTTTCTGAGCTTCTTCCCGAAAATCAGCCTAATTCTAAATATTGATGCCGATCATCTGGATTTTTTCAAGGATATTGACGATATCCGGCACTCTTTCCGGGAATTTGCCAGACTTCTTCCTGAAGACGGCACTCTCATCATTAACGCCGACACCCCTTGCTACGAAACTATCACCAACGGACTGTCCTGCCAGGTTATCACCTATTCACTGAAGGCAGAAGCAGACTATACAGCCTGCGGGATTGAGTATGATGAATTCGGTCATCCCTCCTTCACCGCACTCTGTCATGGGGAACCGATAGGCAAGTTCTCCCTGCACATTCCGGGTATTCACAACGTATCCAATGCGCTGGCTTCTATCGCCCTGGCAACCCGGCTCGGCATCACTCCCGAACTGATACAGAAGGGGTTTTCCACATTCTACGGAACAGACCGGCGCTTCCAATATAAAGGAAAGGTCGGTGAAGTGACAATTATAGACGATTATGCCCATCACCCGACAGAGATCAGGGCCACTCTGAATGCCGCCCGGAATTATCCGCACAAAACTATCTGGTGCGTGTTCCAGCCTCACACCTACACCCGCACTAAGGCGCTGCTTCCGGAATTCGCAGAGGCACTGACACTGGCCGACAAAGTTGTGCTGGCAGATATTTACGCGGCGCGTGAAAAAAATACTATCGGAATTTCTTCCGCTGATCTGCAGTTAAAGATACAGGAGTCCGGTACAGAATGCCATTATTTTCCGACCTTTGACGAAATTGAAAATTTCTTATTAAAAAATTGTTCCCCAGGCGATTTGTTGATAACTATGGGCGCGGGAGACGTTGTAAAGATTGGAGAAACACTTCTCGGAAAATAG
- a CDS encoding glucose-1-phosphate adenylyltransferase, with protein sequence MIKKEMIAMLLAGGQGSRLGVLTSKVAKPAVAFGGKYRIIDFPLSNCINSGVDTVGVLTQYQPLRLNTHIGIGIPWDLDRNVGGVTILPPYEKSTSSEWYTGTANAIFQNMAYMETYNPDYVLILSGDHIYKMDYEVMLDYHKANKADVTIACMPVPIEEASRFGVMITDGNGRITEFEEKPEHPRSNLASMGIYIFSWKALKESLTALKDQPGCDFGKHILPYCRDNSMRLFAYEFNGYWKDVGTLGSYWEANMELIDIIPEFNLYEEFWKIYTKGDVIRPQYISSEAVIDRCIVGDGAEIYGEVHNSVIGADVRIEKGAVIRDSIIMRHSDVGEGTQVNKSIIAENVTIGKNVQLGVGEEVPNVEKPNIYSWGLVTIGENTVIPDGVKVGKNTAISGETSSEDYPDGELPSGGALLEKDGE encoded by the coding sequence ATGATAAAAAAAGAGATGATTGCTATGTTGCTGGCAGGCGGACAAGGCAGCAGGCTCGGAGTTTTGACTTCGAAGGTGGCGAAACCAGCCGTGGCATTTGGCGGGAAATACCGAATTATAGATTTTCCGTTAAGTAACTGTATTAATTCGGGAGTTGATACAGTTGGTGTTTTGACGCAATATCAGCCTTTGCGACTAAATACACATATAGGAATCGGCATTCCGTGGGATCTGGACCGGAATGTGGGCGGAGTTACGATTCTGCCGCCTTATGAAAAAAGTACAAGCAGTGAGTGGTATACCGGAACAGCTAACGCGATCTTTCAGAATATGGCATACATGGAAACCTATAATCCAGATTATGTACTAATCTTGTCCGGTGACCATATATATAAGATGGATTATGAGGTAATGCTGGATTACCACAAGGCCAACAAGGCTGATGTAACCATTGCGTGCATGCCGGTTCCCATTGAAGAGGCCAGCCGCTTTGGGGTCATGATCACCGATGGGAATGGAAGAATCACCGAGTTTGAGGAGAAGCCGGAGCATCCCAGAAGCAATCTGGCCTCCATGGGTATTTATATTTTCAGCTGGAAAGCGCTGAAGGAATCGCTGACTGCCCTGAAGGACCAGCCCGGCTGCGATTTCGGCAAGCATATCCTGCCATACTGCCGGGATAATAGCATGCGGCTCTTCGCTTATGAGTTTAACGGTTATTGGAAGGATGTAGGGACTCTGGGTTCCTATTGGGAAGCCAATATGGAGCTGATTGATATCATACCGGAATTTAACCTCTATGAAGAGTTCTGGAAGATCTATACAAAGGGCGATGTAATTCGTCCCCAGTATATTTCATCGGAAGCAGTGATTGACCGCTGCATAGTTGGTGACGGCGCAGAAATATACGGTGAGGTACATAACTCCGTAATCGGGGCAGATGTACGAATTGAAAAAGGCGCAGTCATCCGGGATTCTATTATCATGCGGCACAGTGACGTAGGAGAGGGAACTCAGGTTAATAAAAGTATTATCGCCGAGAATGTTACAATCGGGAAAAATGTTCAGCTTGGTGTCGGCGAGGAAGTGCCTAATGTGGAAAAACCGAATATCTATAGCTGGGGCCTTGTCACAATCGGGGAAAATACTGTAATTCCTGACGGCGTGAAGGTCGGCAAGAACACAGCAATTTCCGGAGAGACCAGTTCAGAGGACTATCCGGATGGGGAGCTGCCCAGCGGCGGCGCACTTCTTGAGAAGGACGGTGAATAG
- the glgD gene encoding glucose-1-phosphate adenylyltransferase subunit GlgD, producing MRALGIILAGGNSSKMRELSNKRAIAAMPVAGSYRSIDFALSSMTNSHVQKVAVLTQYNARSLNEHLMSSKWWDFGRKQGGLYVFTPTVTADNSWWYRGTADAIYQNLKWLKNSHEPYVIIASGDGVYKMDYNKVLEYHIAKRADVTIVCTECRDDDPSRFGVLKMNEDYRIEEFEEKPMVSSSNLISTGIYVIRRRQLIELVERCAQEDRHDLVKDIFIRYKNLKRIYGYKIDTYWSNIATVESYYKTNMDFLKPEVRDYFFSQYPGVYSKIDDLPPAKYNPGSSVKNSLIASGCIINGQIENSVIFKDVYVGNNCVIKNSIVLNNVYLGDNTHIENCIVESRDTIRANSYHCGEDGIKIVVEKNERYAI from the coding sequence ATGAGAGCACTGGGAATTATATTGGCTGGCGGCAACAGCAGCAAGATGAGAGAGTTATCCAACAAGAGGGCCATTGCGGCCATGCCTGTGGCGGGAAGCTACCGCAGCATAGATTTTGCCCTGAGCAGTATGACCAACTCTCATGTACAGAAGGTGGCGGTATTGACACAGTACAACGCCAGATCTCTGAATGAACACCTGATGTCTTCCAAGTGGTGGGATTTCGGAAGGAAGCAAGGAGGCCTGTATGTGTTCACCCCTACGGTTACGGCTGACAATAGCTGGTGGTACCGGGGGACGGCAGACGCCATCTATCAGAACCTGAAATGGCTGAAGAACAGCCATGAACCTTATGTGATTATCGCTTCAGGAGATGGAGTGTATAAGATGGACTATAATAAGGTCCTGGAATATCATATCGCCAAGCGGGCTGACGTGACGATCGTCTGTACTGAATGCAGGGATGACGATCCCAGCAGATTTGGCGTCCTGAAGATGAACGAAGACTACAGGATCGAGGAATTCGAGGAGAAACCCATGGTTTCAAGCTCTAACCTGATCTCCACCGGCATCTATGTGATCCGAAGGCGCCAGCTAATTGAGCTTGTGGAGCGGTGCGCCCAGGAAGACCGTCATGATCTTGTGAAAGACATCTTTATCCGCTATAAGAATTTAAAACGGATTTATGGATATAAGATAGATACTTACTGGAGCAACATCGCAACAGTAGAATCCTATTATAAGACAAATATGGATTTTCTGAAGCCTGAAGTGAGAGATTACTTCTTCAGCCAGTATCCGGGTGTCTATTCTAAGATTGATGACCTGCCCCCGGCAAAATACAATCCCGGAAGCAGCGTAAAGAACAGCCTGATAGCCAGCGGCTGTATCATCAATGGACAGATAGAGAACTCCGTCATCTTTAAAGATGTCTATGTGGGCAACAATTGCGTGATCAAGAATTCTATCGTTCTTAATAATGTTTATCTGGGGGATAATACGCATATTGAGAACTGTATTGTTGAAAGCCGTGATACGATTCGGGCAAATTCTTATCATTGCGGGGAAGATGGTATTAAGATTGTAGTAGAAAAAAACGAAAGATACGCAATCTAG